Genomic segment of Trichoderma breve strain T069 chromosome 7 map unlocalized scaffold00007, whole genome shotgun sequence:
GAGAATTTTCCGTTGCCCAGCCGTAGACGTCGGCAGTGGTTCTTGGGCCCCTCTCAGCTGTTTgttgtactcgtatatacgTGCATGCTTGACAATATGTATTTACATGTGAATAGCGCATATGTGAAAACGAGCCTTTGATGTGCTCTGAAAAACTTCACTATCGTTCGAATTGACCTCATTCTGGCATTATTTGGAAGCGACACAAGTACGTTGCAGAACGTTAGATCTAGCTGCTGGATACTTTGCATGATGATGCATTTAATTTGTCTAAGAATAATACTATCTCTCAAAATCTCCAGCTGAGTACCATCGCAATTAGAAATCCAGAATCTGGAGATCCAAGATGCTCCGAATTTTAATCCGGATCGAACGAAATACTCATTCCCATTACCCAACCCCGAGAAAGCCTTGTTCTAACCCACGAATAGGAAATCTGGGAATAACCTGATCTTCCATCACCCGGCATATGGATCGCCAGATGCCTCCCGCATTAGACATAGTCGCGGAGCCATGTGCCGTCCATCCTGGGTTCAAATTGCGGGGGTGGAGCGTCATTCTCCAATAACGAACACGACGGAACATCGCCGGGTTGCGTATGCATGCATAGTGTGTTGTGTTGAGTTGAGAAAGCAAAGCCCATGTTACGCTGCAATGGCGATGGgcaatgatgctgctgtgcgCGTTCCGGTTGGTGCGCTTCCTCGATAGGGAACTCTCCAGGTTCCTCCTGTTGTATTCCGAAAATAGATGGCTCTTATAAACGGTACTATGTAAAGAGGCACTTTTGTTTTGGACTATAAGTGGCCCTTGGCGTTGAAGTTGTCTCGTATCATAGTGTGCATGTACGTGCGTGCATTTGAGGGAGATTGAGTTGTAACACGGCTCCCTCTCCGCACTTCCGTAGGGTTAATTCTCCCAAAAGTCATTGAGCCGAGCATTGTGGGACAATTATAAATGCGATTCAACTCCCCTCagtgtcttgtctctttAATCCGTGGTGATTCAAGTCAGAGGAGTAAGCTATTCATTGCTAAATCTCCGAACCGCAAGAGAAGTGGCGATACACCTCTTCCATTATAAGAGGAAGACGACCGGCTTCATCAAAATATATTGTTCTTTAAGCCAAGCCTCTTGAAGAAAGTTTTAGAAAATGGGACCTCGCTCAATCAACAGCGGCGGAAAGCCTTCCGTCTGGGCTGGCCTTGCGCTCCTTGTCTCTGGTGCACGCGCAATTGCGATGCCCGATGGACACACTGTAAGATTGTGTCCCTCCCTCACCTATAAAGGTGTCTCTGTATTCTGAGATGCTGAAAAAATATCTAGGGAAAAGTTCCAAGTTTGGGATGGAATTCGTGGAATGCGTATCACTGCGACATTGACGAAAGCAAATTCCTGTCAGCCGCCGAACTGATTGTGAGCTCTGGCCTTCTTGACGCAGGATACGAATATGTCAACAGTAAGCCAATCCCTTCGGATTACTAGTCAGCAGCTGCTGATTCAATTCCTAGTCGATGATTGTTGGTCGATGAAGGATGGGCGGGTTGACGGCCATATTGCTCCTAATACCACTCGTTTCCCTGATGGTATCGATGGATTGGCCCAAAAAGTCCACGCTCTGGGCTTGAAATTGGGTATTTACAGTAGTAAGTTGCCTTTGCTCGACCCTTGACCAATATATCGAGAAATCATCCTGACGCTAACTATGTACCAGCTGCTGGAACTGACACTTGCGCTGGCTACCCAGCAAGTCTCGGATACGAGGATGTCGATGCTGCCGACTTTGCCAACTGGGGAGTTGATTGTAAGTGCATTATACATGTATCCCACAACAGGGAGTATTGAAAGCTAACCATTCATATTCAAATAGATCTGAAATAGTGAGTCTAAAGTTCTGGTTCCTGCTTATGAGCATGAAAAGACCAACGTTGACTAACAATGTTCAAGTGATAACTGCAACGTTCCCTCAGACTGGCAAGATGAATACGTTGCCTGCATCCCAGACGCTTCCACGTCTGGTCCCAATGGCACCTGCACCACCGCCAACACGCCGAACCTCGCTCCTCCAGGATACGACTGGAGTACGTCCAAATCAGCCCAGCGCTTCGGAGCCATGCGGGACGCCCTGGCTAAGCAGAGCCACGAGATTGTGCTGAGCCTGTGTATCTGGGGCACAGCCGACGTCTTCTCCTGGGGCAACTCGACGGGCATCAACTGGCGCATGAGCGGCGACATTTCTCCCGACTGGGGCTCTGTCACGCACATCCTCAACTTGAACTCGTTCAAGATGAACTCCATCGGCTTCTGGGGCCACAACGACGCAGACATGCTCGAGGTTGGCAACGGCGACTTGACCGTCGCCGAGACACGCACGCACTTTGCCTTGTGGGCAGCCATGAAGTCACCGCTTCTCATCGGAACGGATCTCTCTCAGCTGTCGCAGGATAACATCAACTTGTTGAAGAACAAGCACTTGCTGGCGTTCAACCAGGATAAGGTCTACGGTCGCCCggctactccgtacaaatGGGGAATCAACCCTGACTGGACGTACAACTCTACGTATCCTGCCGAGTTTTGGGCTGGTCCATCGACCAAGGGGCAtctggtgctgatggtgaaTACTTTGGATAAGACAGTTACAAAGGAGGCCAAGTGGCATGAGATTCCGGGCTTGTCCGCCGGACACTACGAAGTGCGAGATGTGTGGAGTGACAAGAACCTTGGCTGTCTTAGTTCATACAAggcggctgttgctgcccaCGACACTGCTGTTATATTGGTTGGGAAGAAGTGCAGGAAATGGTAGATGTAGGCTATAATTTAAAACAGCCTTGTTCAATTGAAGTATTGATGCAGGTAGTGGCCAATACAATATTAAACAATTCTCAACGTCTTTAGTATGTGCAGTAGCAATCTGTGCTCTCTACAAGGCATTATCAGCATCCAGGATGGGAATTATGAtcagtatatatataagagAGACAATATTTcaatattatataaatagtCACATGTATATGTTAATCCTAAAATGCTGATCATCAAAAATTGTCCCCGTGGTTGAAAAGACGCTGAATCTTGTTTTCCAACCGTTGCCCCAAAACGGAAAAGTCTTCAGCGCCTTTCATCCACCAACACTTTCAGAGCAACTCCCAGTTGCGTCAGTCATTCCGCCCTGCGACGCCCATTGAACAACTAAATCTTCTATTGTTCAATCGCCGGATTGCTGGGTGAGCAATTCTAGCACCAATTGATGGGCTCATGGCTCGTGCTCAATCGTCTGCTCTGAGTCCGGGAATCGCAGCATTTTCTCCCTCTGACGTAGATGCCGAACGCCGACGATGATATTCCAAGGCCTGCCGAACATGCGATGCCGACTTTGATGTTCTTATCTCATTTCACTTGATCGGACTTTCGAttcttttaatattaattcTACGTTACATACAAAGCAGCTCCCGCCATGAGAACACCAACTGAGTGAAATCTCAGCCATTGGATCTAAAGAACCTTGAAGTCTTGAAGATCCTCGGATCTCAAGACTCATAAATAGATCTCAACGTCAACATGGCCGCCAATAGCTCACCAGACCCCGAAAGCTTCACTCCACCGGCTCATATCCAGAGCAATAGCGATGTCGAAAATGATCCTCAGTCGCTATCCAGTCCTACATCCACCAGGCTACGCTTCCTTGCCCAAACTCCACCGCTCAAGACAACAACCACCTCAGCAGCACAGTCCGAATACGGCAGCAGACGCAGCTCTTACATCATCCCGATAGACCAGATTCTCCCCGAAGATCATATCGATCCGGACACGTTTGGCGTGGCCGAGGAGCGagatggcttctttgacgCATTATTCCTTAAGCACACGCCGTTGATGCCGCAAGGCTTTGTAGAACGATCTAGGGCATCGTTGCCCGCTGCTTTCGACGAAGAGTCGCCATTGGCGGCTAATCGGTTTATTCCAAGACAGATTCAAGGGGTTAAATCGGTGCTCCGACGTGTCGCCACAACTCGAACCGGCATTCGTCTCCTCAGATCCTTTACCGCCTATTTCGCAGCGTACATTCTGTGCTTGATACCGGCTGTCCGAAGATGGCTTGGTCCAATTCACTATATGATTGCCGTCTCAGTCATCTTGAACCACCCAGCAAGGACTTTGGGTGCGCAGGTTGAAGGCACCATCTTTACCACTATTGGGACAGCAGCCGGGATTGGATGGGGAGTTACCGGCCTCTTACTATCGACATCGACCTCTGCCGCCAGCAATGGCTATGGGGGTATTCTGGCCTTATTCTTGGCTCTATTCATGGCAGTCATAGCATGGATACGGTCATTTTATGCGAGATTCTACCAGATGGTCGTGTGTGCAGGCGTAGCAATCATCTTCACTGTCTTATCTCAGACTCAAGGACACATTATTGTGtgggagaagctgagaaatTATGCTGTTCCTTGGCTCTTTGGTCAGGCCATCGCACTGCTGGTAAACAGTACCATCTTCCCTGACGCTGGTGCAAGACCGCTTGCTCTTATTTTCCACAATTCCTTTTCCCTCATGCTGGTTCGtacatcctcatcgtctcTCATACCTTGGTCGTCGTATCTCATCTGACTCTTTCCATTGTCTAGGAGGCAATTGTGATTCCACGTCCGCGAGACACCAGATTCAGGCGCAGTCTTGTTCGCGCGTTTGTAGACCTGTCTGCTGCCAACCGTGAGATGCGGTCCAGCCTCACCATTACCCGATTCAAGCCAGACGATGTCAGAGACTTGCGAAACATCATGCAAGCCGTTATCCGCGCGCTGCTGGCCATGGAAACTGAGAGCGCCCTCTTCAGTGAGACCGACGATGGCAATGTTCCGATTGTAGTCGAGGCCACCCagatgtcttcttcatcttccagcagcaatgaTCTCAACAATATGACAGCGGAAAAGACTCCTGGTGTATTGAAAGAGGCAGATGTAACGCGTACAGTGATTCGGAAACTGGCAAAGCCTACCAAAGAGATTCTGGCTTGCATGAACCTAGGGCTGCAGGCAAGCCAAGCTGCGTTGATGGACCTCTCTGGCTACCGACAATATCTCGGCCCTCCAATGGCCGTTTCATCTGACATTGCCCCCGTCCAAATTCGAATGAGGACTGCCAAAGCCATCTTCGATGCCGTCGAGTCAGAACTCCTTGAATCGGGCCAGCTaccctcatcatcaatgaACGATTCGGCCATCGTCCAACTATTCATCTTTGCCAGACATCTTCGCGAAACCGCAACCACAATCGAAAGCCTCATGGGCAAAGTATACAACATGCAACAATGCTCCAACTGGCCACGGCCTCACCTACCGTCATATCCACTCCACAAAGCCGTCCACTGCGTCAACCCTCAAGTTACCCATGACAGAGGCGGAGCCACAGCCGGATCATACCATGTCACGTTCCTTCAAATTGCTCATGCTCTAGAATCAATCAAGTGTCGAGAATACAAACCTTTGGAGAAATACGAAGACGACATCTCTGAGACAGAATTACACGCCGAACTGACGCATCTCACGGATCCTGGTGCGCCGCCCGATCTAGGGACCAAGAAAAACAGCGTGAGCTACAAAATCTGGCAGGTATTGCACCTTTTACAAGGCTATGAGAGCCGATACGCCTTCAAAACCGTCTTGGTCACGTCTCTTCTTGCAATTCCCTCTTATCTCAGCTGGGACAAGGTTTGGTGGGATGAATACGAAGCTTGGTGGGCCGTTACCATGAGCTGGCTGCTTATTCACGCCCGTGTAGGCGGCAATGTACAGGACCTGATTGCTAGAGCTGTCCTGGCTATATTAGGTGCCGTATGGGCAGGGATTTCACATGCCGCGGGAGATGGAAATCCCTACGTGGTTGCAGTATTTGCAGCTATTTTCATGATACCCATGCTCTATCGATTTACGCTGAGCTCCCATCCGGTAGGATCTCTATCCTTTATGACTGTTTGGATGAGACTAATGAATGATGATAGAGATCTGGACTCGTTGGTTGCTTGTCTTTCACAGTCATTTcactccagctccaggccgGCAATCTCCCTTCCTCAGCAGCTCTAACCACCGTCTACCGAGGCGTCGTGTTCCTCGTTGGCACAACTGCACCCATCGTGGTCAACTGGTGTCTATGGCCATTTATCGCAAGACACGAGCTCAGGAAATCACTCTCTTcaatgctcttcttcctgagCATCATTTACCGAAGTACTCCTACAATCATATATCATAACCTTCATAGGTAACCTTATTAACCACTTCACAGACGTCGTTGCAAAATACATTTACTtcgaagaaggcaaagagccCACCCCAGAAGACATCGTCAACTCCGAAATCCTCGAAGGCCGCATCAGAGAAGGCTTTGTACGAATCAGACAGCTCCTCGTAAGCCAACCTCCCTAACTATTCCCCTGCCACTAACCACCAAaccatatatatatatatatacatatacatgAATCCATCAAAACTAACACTGGCTGAATAGGTCATGACCCGTCACGAAGTCCGCCTCCGCAGCCCCTTCAACCCCCTCCCATACTCCGGCCTAGCAGACTCCTGCGAACGCTTCTTCGACTACCTCATCGCCGTGCGCCAATCCGCCGTCTTCTACAACCCAGACTACATCCGCGACGACCCCGTCGCCGCACAGCGCCTCCTCGGCTTCAGGAGAGATGCCGTAGCCTCCATCTTAGCTAACCTGTACATTTTCGCCGGAGCTCTCAGGGCGGACCGAAAAGTCCCAGTATGCACACTCCCAATAACTCTTCCAACCTCCTGAATCATCATTCTACCATCTAAACTCCAATATCATCATTCTCTGTCTAAACTCCAATACTAACAACCTCTAGCGCTACCTCCccagcgccgccgcagcaagaagaaaactccTCCTAGAAACCGCCGCCGTGGAAGACGAAATGGCGCAGCACAGCCACGAGAGCGACGTCCGATGGCACAAGAAGTGGAGCGACATATACAGCTACTCGTACAACGAGAGTCTCACAGGCTGCGTGGCCCAACTGGAAGAACTAGAGAGGTTCACCAAGTTCATCGTCGGCGAGCAAGGGTAATTATATCTTTCCCCCCAGCTAATTAGCTAATTCTATCTGAAGTTGTGCTCTAATGCTTGATAGGTTTGATGAGGAGTGTAAGTTAGGACAGCATTACGAGGATGAcaccgaagaggaggaagtagaagaggaagaacaagaagaccaCGAACACgaccaagatgaagacaatgaTGATCAACACTCAAGACGGACGGAATAAGCAAACGTAATATTTCGTAAATCTGAATTCTTGCCAGAATAATACCCTGAATGCAATGCCTTGTTATCCTTTGCTTTACAAATATCCTATGACCCCATAATCACACGCGTCCAACAGCTATAAAACTCATAATCAATCCTACCACCCGGCAGAGAAATATGCAACAAAAAGCCTCCGTCTCAAATTCAATATGCGCCATTCGTCATTTCATTCAGTATATCCTTCGTAATCAGCTTGTCCTTGAGTAGCATCCCCTCGCCcatccttgctcttctcggTGACGGCCTCTtattctccttgtccttaTACGAAGTAGGACTCACCCTGGTTGGCCTCTTTGGTGACCTCCGGGGCGTCCGCTGCGTTGTGAGCTGTGTGCTCAAATCTTCAAAACAGTGATTCTGAAGCGCGTTATCCGGCAAGTGATATATCCAATTACGATCGTCCATCAGCGAGATGAATTTGCTCAGCATATTCTCATCTCCGCTTCCCTTGAGGGTGCCCATGCTGCCCACAACGAGCAGCTTCGTCTTTGCACGGGTAAACGCCACGTTGATACGCCGCCAGTCTTTGAGCAGATCTCCGATGTTGCACGCCTCGTTGCTTCGTACCAGGCTCAGTACAATGACCTCCTTGTCTCGCCCCTGAAAGCGATCCGTTGTGTGCATTTCCACACCAGGAAAGTGCTTGAGCTTATCCTTTAGGAGGTGTAGCTGCGCACGGTAATGTGTCATGACACCAATCTCGGTGGCTGGCACGCCTACAGTAAGCAAGCTTTCGACAAGTTGTGAAACGACTTGTCCTTCGGCCGAGTTAATGATACGCTTGCCTTGAGCCTCTTCTCGAACTTGTGGACGAATTGTATCGGTGTCAACAAACCGAACGCGAGCTTCAGCATCCAGGAGATCGTAAAGCCAGCATCGTGAAGGGACGGGCCCGGTACAAAACGAGCCAGTTGTTCCAGAGCGATGTATCGTTGTTGAGTCGTGGTGGCGCTGTCTGAGAGACTCCATGCTGGGAATgtgaagcttcttcttgcgcaAAGCTTCCGTGCCACAGCGAAGTCTGCCATTGTAGATGAGGGTGTTGCTGAGAGTCATAATATCTTCGCACATACGGTACTGGTGCTCCAGGTTGACGACAGACTGCGGGTGCGTATCTGATAGTAGTTTGAAGAGACTCACATCCAAGCCGCCTAGCCTGGCCTCTTCATTCTTCACCACAGGGGGAAGCTGGTTGTGGTCTCCTACTAGAACAAACGTCCTTGCCAGTCGAATTGGGCCGGCGCAGATGGGCAACGTAATCTGTGATGCCTCATCTACGATGCAGTAGTCAAAGGAGCGCTCCAAGAAGACTTGGTGATTAATTCCCAGACAAGTCGTGGCGACAATTGGTGTTCCGTGCCACGCTTCCTTAATCTCCTCAaacgtcttcttcggctgACCCGCGAGATGTGCAAAATCTTGAACCTCGGGGTGAACCTTTGCAGGAGCGCCAAGTCGGAGGATGGGGATTTTATCCGActtgagcttgaggaggatgttgtCAACAGCAGTGTGCGTATGAGATGTCAGCAACACTGTCTTGTTTTGCGAAACGAGAGCCTTGATGATATGAGCAATGGTAGTCGTCTTGCCGGTGCCAGGCATTCCTAGTACAAGCGCATAATCCTGCGCGCTCATGACCTTTTCGATTGCTCGCTTCTGATCGACATTCAAGTTCTCCCCGTCTGTGACGGTGTATTGCGTTGCCACTGTTTTAAATCTAGGAGGAACCAAATCCACAATCAAGTTGCGAATCTGCACCGCGGCCGGCACATCATTCGCCATCATCTGGATCAAGTTGTTTCTCACAGTGGCCATGCCATTGCTGAACTCGTCCTGATCAAGGCGGTATCTGATTGGCGCCTCCTTGATTTTCCCTTGGCTCTGATCAATAGATGCGCCCTCTGGCGCAACTTCCATAATACTAGCGAAGACTTGATTGCTGACTTCGTCAAATCCAGGCTGTCGAATTCTCGCATTGTGTAATCGCCGGTCGACCGCAACGCTTATCCTTTGCTTTCGAACAGAAGTGATGTAGCCAATCGCCAGAGCATAATgcccttcttcgtctgaAACGACAACTGGCTCGCCAACCGTCAATTCTGATCCGATAAACGTAAAATTAGGCGGAGGCTCGCGTTTGATAAAGGTGTAGTGGTATCGATTAATCCGTGGGTTATCCTCATCGACCAACGCAGACCCTTCTTCAATGATGACATCGGAAAAGCACCGAGATTTTTTCTCACGCTCAGCACTCGTCATCGTCCAAAGTTCCCTCTTAGTCTTTTGcccttccttttcttcctttgtaAGCAAGTTTTCCCACTTGATGAAAAAATCTTGATGTTTTGGCGTTAAATGCTTGATGACTTCGTCAAACTTCTCATTCATGCCGCTAGATTCCCCATTACCATCATCAGCTAGCCGGTGATAGATGAAACAGGAAGTCTTTGCATAGCACTTTCCACACATGTGCTTGCTCTTTAGCATGGGAGGTAGTTGGACGCTTCGCTCTCGGATATAACATGCTAGTTGGTTTCGCTGCATAACCATGTGTCGAAGTTCATGTCTAATGGCGGGAATTCGCATCGTTTTAGATGTCTCCATGTAGTATAAAATACCATAGGCAATATCAATGTCATAACGGTCCGATAGTAGGAGAGTGTAGAGAGCCGTCTGCGCCATGtggttgctgttggcatGTTTGCCAGTCTTGACTTCGAATGGTACTGTCAACACTTGGCTCTGCTTGCCGTCCAACATTGCGACTTCGACTGTTGCATCAATGTTTCCCTTCAGTCCATACATAGGCGACCAGACATGCTCTTCTACGTCAAGCAACTTTCTAACGGCGATAGTAGCCCTATCACCATTTCTTCcctcgacaatggcatcggtCTTGACAGGTGTTAGCATCCAGTATATGCGAAATAGCAGATTACCATCATCTTACCTGCGGTTGAGACGCAACAAAACTCCGAGCCCAATAGCTGAGCTCAGTCATTTTTGATTGAAGGTGTTCTTTCGCAGCCGCAATGCCAACTTTAATTGTATACAAATCCTCAATGTGTTTCTCAATGTTCTTATCAATCAACTGAGATAGAAAAGGGAGATCAAAGTTGTTGGCGAGTAATGCTGCCTGGAAGATTTCGTGCAGCATCGTTCCGTAGACCAGTGGAGGGGAAGCCTCGCTGGTTGCCTTGACTCGATCTTGGAGAACAGCTCGCCGCATGCAGCCAAAAgaatcagcaacaacagttGCGGACACCAGCTGATCGGGGTGCAGAATGAGCAGATTTTGGGCATCGTCCACAATGCACTGCCCTTTTAGTGAAAACTCTCCAATGACATGGACGTAGGAATCAGGGTGCGCCGGCGTATCGAACCAAGAACCTCGCAGCTGTACAGTCCGTGAAGACTTGGAGCCATCCGCTTGAATCAATAAGATCTAATTTGAGTCAGCTGGTGTTACAAGTCCGAGTAATCGTTGGCCCAGCTCACCTTTTCCGGACAGGTGCGGTTGTATTGATCGACGTATTCACCGTCTAAGACACTAGTTACTAAATATCGCTGAATAGtcttgattttcttcttgttctggCCTACATTTAGCATGGTTCCTTTCGGGATAGCTTCCTCACATACAGCTGTTGAGGCAGAGTTTCGCTGCTGGACCGCTTGAGTCGCAGCGTATTCAACCGCTTCAAAGTCGACATCGCCGTCAAATACATCATCAAATTCGTCATCCAGATCAACTTGCTTCTTCGGGGGTTTTTTTTGGGGGGACGTTTTCATTGCCCTTTGCGTCCTTCTCGCTGGCACTGGAGTCTGGGTCTCCAAACCTCCCAGCAAATCATCCGCGCCGTCGAATATGTCGTCATCAAAATCGTCAAATTCATCCAAAGCCGGTTTCTTCTCCAATCCCCGCCTGTCTTGTTTCTCTGCTCTCTCTGTGCTTCCATCACCCTTTGTAGTAGACTCTGCCACTTGAGACGCCCGAATTGTTTGGGATGCCTGGGATGCCAGCAAGGTTTCTTCAAGCATTAACAGCTCATCATCTAgatcatcatcgtcgccataGTCCGAAACGGTAGGGCTTGGTAATCGACGCCTTGCATTCCTCGACGGCGAGTTGTTCTTTTGGGGTGCAGTTTGCCTCTTCTTAAGAGACGGTGAGTCCATGGCTCCAATATCGGCGTCTTCGTCCGGGGTCTGGTCGTGAATACTACTCGTGACTGAATCCAGTAACGCTGTGACAAGAGACGACTTGGACGCAGCCTCCAGCTCTCGCTGACCAGTGCTACTCTGACTGCCAGACTTGGACTTCTcaaccctcctcctcttggTCCAATTGAATCCACAGCTAGCAGCCCGGCGCAAGTCCCCCTGTTCCACTTGTGCAGCCTGGTTTTTAGAAGGTCGCGGAGATGACGATACCATCAACTGGGCAAGGATGGGATTCGTCACCCCAGTGATGGCAGACTGTCCCTCGGGCCCATTCAGCGAGTAACGATCCCACAGCTCCAGAGTCGGGTCGGGATGAGGCCCCTTTAACGCTTTGGCGAGTTTCTTGACATTAACCGTCGGCGTGGCAATTCGTTCGGTGGGAGGCGAAGAGATCGGCGAAGAGCTCCTGGCTCTCTTTCTGCCTTTACGGGGCATCATCGGCGAAATAGTGGCGAATGCATTGGGATCCTGTTTGTTATTCCACAGCAGCTTTTCGCTGGGAGAAGTGCTGGTatcctcctcggcctggcTGCATGGCTCGAGGAGGTCGCTCCAGTTCAGCCGAGTCACCGGAGTGGCACTGTTTCCAATCATCTTCAGGTTGGAGGGCGTTTCCGAGTTGGAGGCTGAGGTTGTCCCGCGGCCCCTCGCTTCTACGCCTTGTTTTGCTGCGGACCCATCTTTGGAGTCTTGGTAGAGGAACTTGTtgagctttttctttgtcacGTCGGAGATGGGAATCAGATTCTTCGAGTTTGGGGCCTGCAAGTTATTTGGGTGGCTGTGAGACCGCTGCCACGGTGAGCGTTGCTGCAGCGCTTGTAAGTGACCAGTcacaacaaaacaacaaaagtAAACATACTCTTGGGAGCCCAATCCGCTCAGAATACGACTTCTGGAGCGGCATGATGGGCGAGGTTGTGACGAGAGCCTTACATTGAAAGGCCTCTCTAACCGTGCATTGTCCGGTTTTCACAAAATTGGACGCTTAGGAGTGACAATCTGCTGTTCAATTAGGAAGGGCAGAATGTCTAAACGCGCCCTCGAAGCGCGTCGCGCATACAAACATGAAGCTTAATGACACGGTCACGTGGGGGTTGCTTATCGATAAAGCTGCAGGTCCCTTGCAACGTCTTGCGTCACAGTGCTTCAACCGGCTTCATATGTGGCTCGATAGCTTACATTCGCGGGGTTGCAGCTACGAGACATTGAATTCCATTTTCATTACTTATTGACTGCATTATTcattaaataaaaagaaaccaagatAGAAGGGGGGAAACATGGACGATTCAggcggcagcaacaatggcggcggcggcggcgacggcaaT
This window contains:
- a CDS encoding alpha galactosidase A domain-containing protein, which translates into the protein MGPRSINSGGKPSVWAGLALLVSGARAIAMPDGHTGKVPSLGWNSWNAYHCDIDESKFLSAAELIVSSGLLDAGYEYVNIDDCWSMKDGRVDGHIAPNTTRFPDGIDGLAQKVHALGLKLGIYSTAGTDTCAGYPASLGYEDVDAADFANWGVDYLKYDNCNVPSDWQDEYVACIPDASTSGPNGTCTTANTPNLAPPGYDWSTSKSAQRFGAMRDALAKQSHEIVLSLCIWGTADVFSWGNSTGINWRMSGDISPDWGSVTHILNLNSFKMNSIGFWGHNDADMLEVGNGDLTVAETRTHFALWAAMKSPLLIGTDLSQLSQDNINLLKNKHLLAFNQDKVYGRPATPYKWGINPDWTYNSTYPAEFWAGPSTKGHLVLMVNTLDKTVTKEAKWHEIPGLSAGHYEVRDVWSDKNLGCLSSYKAAVAAHDTAVILVGKKCRKW
- a CDS encoding fusaric acid resistance protein-like domain-containing protein, producing the protein MAANSSPDPESFTPPAHIQSNSDVENDPQSLSSPTSTRLRFLAQTPPLKTTTTSAAQSEYGSRRSSYIIPIDQILPEDHIDPDTFGVAEERDGFFDALFLKHTPLMPQGFVERSRASLPAAFDEESPLAANRFIPRQIQGVKSVLRRVATTRTGIRLLRSFTAYFAAYILCLIPAVRRWLGPIHYMIAVSVILNHPARTLGAQVEGTIFTTIGTAAGIGWGVTGLLLSTSTSAASNGYGGILALFLALFMAVIAWIRSFYARFYQMVVCAGVAIIFTVLSQTQGHIIVWEKLRNYAVPWLFGQAIALLVNSTIFPDAGARPLALIFHNSFSLMLEAIVIPRPRDTRFRRSLVRAFVDLSAANREMRSSLTITRFKPDDVRDLRNIMQAVIRALLAMETESALFTEKTPGVLKEADVTRTVIRKLAKPTKEILACMNLGLQASQAALMDLSGYRQYLGPPMAVSSDIAPVQIRMRTAKAIFDAVESELLESGQLPSSSMNDSAIVQLFIFARHLRETATTIESLMGKVYNMQQCSNWPRPHLPSYPLHKAVHCVNPQVTHDRGGATAGSYHVTFLQIAHALESIKCREYKPLEKYEDDISETELHAELTHLTDPGAPPDLGTKKNSVSYKIWQVLHLLQGYESRYAFKTVLVTSLLAIPSYLSWDKVWWDEYEAWWAVTMSWLLIHARVGGNVQDLIARAVLAILGAVWAGISHAAGDGNPYVVAVFAAIFMIPMLYRFTLSSHPRSGLVGCLSFTVISLQLQAGNLPSSAALTTVYRGVVFLVGTTAPIVVNWCLWPFIARHELRKSLSSMLFFLSIIYRNVVAKYIYFEEGKEPTPEDIVNSEILEGRIREGFVRIRQLLVMTRHEVRLRSPFNPLPYSGLADSCERFFDYLIAVRQSAVFYNPDYIRDDPVAAQRLLGFRRDAVASILANLYIFAGALRADRKVPRYLPSAAAARRKLLLETAAVEDEMAQHSHESDVRWHKKWSDIYSYSYNESLTGCVAQLEELERFTKFIVGEQGFDEECKLGQHYEDDTEEEEVEEEEQEDHEHDQDEDNDDQHSRRTE